A window from Gossypium raimondii isolate GPD5lz chromosome 7, ASM2569854v1, whole genome shotgun sequence encodes these proteins:
- the LOC105782991 gene encoding protein LPA2, giving the protein MALPIYTPSYLANTVYHRHSLFPKPKFSIKSKKPTVDADPTPDPTSSSKKAVVPGQGFGSSPSQSSGSNKKKPKGKRERASIIRRSPVEKPAFLTKEEEAKAEEQRKNESAFLLAWLGLGGIILVQGIVLAASGFLPEEWDKFFVKYLYPSFTPTVILFLAGTVAYGVLKYLENEKLKDQK; this is encoded by the exons ATGGCGCTACCAATCTACACCCCATCTTATTTGGCTAACACAGTCTATCACCGCCACTCCCTCTtcccaaaacccaaattttcaatcaaatccAAGAAGCCCACCGTCGACGCCGACCCCACTCCAGACCCCACCTCCTCTTCCAAGAAGGCCGTCGTACCTGGCCAAGGGTTTGGCTCCTCACCCTCCCAAAGCAGCGGCAGCAACAAAAAGAAGCCCAAGGGAAAAAGAGAGAGGGCTTCTATAATAAGGCGGTCGCCTGTTGAGAAACCTGCTTTCCTCACCAAAGAGGAAGAGGCTAAGGCTGAGGAACAGAGGAAAAATGAGAGTGCTTTTCTACTGGCATGGTTGGGGCTTGGTGGGATCATTCTTGTCCAAGGCATTGTTCTTGCTGCTTCAG GCTTCCTACCAGAAGAATGGGATAAGTTCTTTGTGAAGTACTTGTACCCATCTTTCACCCCAACTGTTATCTTATTTCTTGCTGGAACTGTTGCGTATGGAGTGTTGAAGTACCTGGAAAATGAGAAACTTAAGGACCAAAAGTAA